Proteins encoded by one window of Streptomyces uncialis:
- a CDS encoding sugar porter family MFS transporter, with product MTSTPSASGAREAHPDNLGHVIFIAASAAMGGFLFGYDSSVINGAVEAIRSRYDIGSAALAQVIAIALIGCAIGAATAGRIADRIGRIRCMQIAAVLFLVSAIGSALPFALYDLAFWRIVGGFAIGMASVIGPAYIAEVSPPAYRGRLGSFQQAAIVVGIAMSQLVNWGILQAAGGDQRGEVLGLEAWQVMLGVMVVPAALYGMLSFAIPESPRYLVSAGKDERARAVLREVEGEHVDLDARVAEIQENLHREHKPTFKDLLGGRFWFLPIVWVGIGLSAFQQLVGINVAFYYSSTLWQSVGVNPTDSFFYSFTTSIINIIGTVVAMIFVDRVGRRPLALIGSVGMCIGLALEAWAFSYDLVDGKLPATQGWVALIAAHWFVFFFAMSWGVVVWVFLGEMFPNRIRAAALGVAASAQWIANWAITASFPSLADWNLSATYIIYACFAALSIPFVLKFVKETKGKALEEMG from the coding sequence GTGACCAGTACACCGAGCGCGTCCGGAGCGCGTGAAGCCCATCCCGACAATCTCGGGCATGTCATCTTCATCGCGGCGTCGGCGGCGATGGGCGGATTCCTGTTCGGCTACGACAGCTCCGTCATCAATGGCGCGGTCGAGGCGATCCGCAGCCGCTACGACATCGGGTCCGCCGCGCTCGCCCAGGTCATCGCGATCGCGCTGATCGGCTGTGCGATCGGCGCGGCCACGGCGGGCCGGATCGCGGACCGCATCGGCCGTATCCGCTGCATGCAGATCGCGGCGGTGCTGTTCCTGGTCAGCGCCATCGGCTCGGCGCTGCCGTTCGCCCTGTACGACCTGGCGTTCTGGCGGATCGTCGGCGGCTTCGCGATCGGCATGGCCTCCGTGATCGGCCCCGCGTACATCGCGGAGGTGTCCCCGCCCGCGTACCGGGGACGGCTCGGCTCCTTCCAGCAGGCGGCGATCGTCGTCGGCATCGCCATGTCCCAGCTGGTCAACTGGGGCATCCTCCAGGCCGCCGGCGGCGACCAGCGCGGCGAGGTGCTGGGGCTGGAGGCCTGGCAGGTGATGCTGGGTGTGATGGTCGTCCCGGCCGCGCTGTACGGGATGCTGTCGTTCGCCATCCCCGAGTCGCCGCGCTATCTGGTCTCGGCGGGCAAGGACGAACGCGCCCGCGCGGTGCTGCGCGAGGTCGAGGGCGAGCATGTCGACCTCGACGCCCGGGTCGCGGAGATCCAGGAGAATCTGCACCGGGAGCACAAGCCGACGTTCAAGGATCTGCTGGGCGGACGGTTCTGGTTCCTGCCGATCGTCTGGGTCGGTATCGGTCTCTCCGCGTTCCAGCAGCTCGTCGGCATCAATGTCGCGTTCTACTACTCGTCGACCCTGTGGCAGTCGGTCGGCGTCAATCCGACGGACTCGTTCTTCTACTCCTTCACCACGTCGATCATCAACATCATCGGTACGGTCGTCGCGATGATCTTCGTGGACCGGGTCGGCCGCAGGCCGCTGGCCCTGATCGGCTCGGTCGGTATGTGTATCGGACTCGCCCTGGAGGCATGGGCGTTCAGCTACGACCTGGTGGACGGCAAGCTGCCCGCCACCCAGGGCTGGGTGGCGCTGATCGCCGCCCACTGGTTCGTGTTCTTCTTCGCGATGTCCTGGGGCGTCGTCGTCTGGGTCTTCCTCGGCGAGATGTTCCCCAACCGCATCCGCGCGGCGGCGCTCGGTGTCGCCGCCTCCGCGCAGTGGATCGCCAACTGGGCCATCACCGCGAGCTTCCCGTCGCTCGCCGACTGGAACCTGTCCGCCACCTACATCATCTACGCCTGCTTCGCCGCGCTCTCCATCCCCTTCGTCCTCAAATTCGTCAAGGAGACCAAGGGCAAGGCCCTGGAGGAGATGGGCTGA
- the smc gene encoding chromosome segregation protein SMC — MHLKALTLRGFKSFASATTLRFEPGITCVVGPNGSGKSNVVDALSWVMGEQGAKSLRGGKMEDVIFAGTTGRPPLGRAEVSLTIDNSDGALPIEYAEVTLTRIMFRNGGSEYQINGDTCRLLDFQELLSDSGIGREMHVIVGQGQLDSVLHADPMGRRAFIEEAAGVLKHRKRKEKALRKLDAMRANLARVQDLTDELRRQLKPLGRQAAVARRAAVIQADLRDARLRLLADDLVRLREALRTEIADEAELKRRKESAEAELKAAAAREEDLEDQVRRLTPRLQRAQQTLFDLSRLTERVRGTVSLADARVTSATSAPPDERRGRDPEDMEREAARVREQEAELNAALEAAAFALEDTITHRAALERALTDEERRLKDVARAIADRREGLARLSGQVAAARSRAASAQAEIDRLATARDAAQERSATAQEEYENLKGEVDGLDAGDEELGHRYEDAKAELAAADTALTTAREAATAVERRRAAVAARHEALSLGLRRKDGTGALLAARDSLTGLLGPAAELLTVTPGHEVAVAAAFGAAADAVAMTSTAQAAEAIRRLRKQDGGRASILLTHAPDPDPDPVPAGRHPPRAADLVRGPEELMPAVRRLLRGFVVVGTLEDAEDLVHARPALTAVTAEGDLLSAHFAHGGSAGAPSLLEVQASADEAAAELTELEQRCAALADEQRTAGELRRTHAARAEELDTLRRTADRARSSVAQRLGALAGQARGAAGEADRARAAAEAAQEALEQALMDVEERAERLVVAEESAAVADEGEEPDTSVRDRLAADGANARQTEMEARLQLRTHEERVKALVGRADGLDRAARAEREARTRAEQRVARLRHEAAVAAAVASGARQLLAHAEVSLLRAEAEQSAAGSAKAVRERDLAAARDTGRVLKAELDKLTDSVHRGEVLGAEKRMRIEQLETKALEELGVEPAGLIAEYGPDQPVPPSPPADGEELPEDPAHPRNQPLPFDRAGQEKRLRAAERAYQQLGKVNPLALEEFAALEERHQFLSEQLEDLKKTRTDLLQVVKEVDERVEQVFTEAYRDTAREFEGVFSRLFPGGEGRLVLTDPDNMLTTGIDVEARPPGKKVKRLSLLSGGERSLTAVALLVSIFKARPSPFYVMDEVEAALDDTNLQRLIRLMQELQEASQLIVITHQKRTMEVADALYGVSMQGDGVSKVISQRLR; from the coding sequence GTGCACCTCAAGGCCCTCACCCTGCGCGGTTTCAAATCCTTCGCGTCCGCGACGACGCTGCGATTCGAACCGGGCATCACCTGCGTCGTCGGACCGAACGGCTCCGGCAAGTCCAATGTCGTCGACGCCCTGAGCTGGGTCATGGGCGAACAGGGCGCGAAGTCCCTGCGCGGCGGCAAGATGGAGGACGTCATCTTCGCCGGGACGACCGGACGCCCCCCGCTGGGCCGCGCCGAGGTCTCCCTCACCATCGACAACTCCGACGGCGCGCTGCCCATCGAGTACGCCGAGGTCACCCTCACCCGGATCATGTTCCGCAACGGCGGCAGCGAGTACCAGATCAACGGCGACACCTGCCGGCTGCTGGACTTCCAGGAACTGCTGTCCGACTCCGGTATCGGCCGCGAGATGCATGTCATCGTCGGCCAGGGGCAGCTCGACTCCGTGCTGCACGCCGACCCGATGGGCCGCCGCGCCTTCATCGAGGAGGCCGCCGGAGTCCTCAAGCATCGCAAGCGCAAGGAGAAGGCGCTGCGCAAGCTCGACGCGATGCGCGCCAACCTCGCCCGCGTCCAGGACCTCACCGACGAACTGCGCCGCCAGCTCAAGCCGCTGGGACGGCAGGCCGCGGTCGCCCGGCGCGCCGCCGTCATCCAGGCCGATCTGCGGGACGCGCGGCTGCGGCTGCTCGCGGACGACCTGGTGCGGCTGCGCGAGGCGCTGCGTACCGAGATCGCGGACGAGGCCGAGCTGAAGCGCCGCAAGGAGAGCGCCGAGGCCGAACTGAAGGCGGCCGCCGCCCGCGAGGAGGACCTGGAGGACCAGGTCCGGCGGCTCACCCCCCGCCTCCAGCGCGCCCAGCAGACCCTGTTCGACCTCTCCCGGCTCACCGAACGCGTCCGTGGCACCGTCTCCCTCGCCGACGCCCGGGTCACCAGCGCCACCTCCGCCCCGCCCGACGAGCGGCGCGGCCGGGACCCCGAGGACATGGAACGTGAGGCCGCCCGCGTCCGCGAACAGGAGGCCGAACTCAACGCCGCCCTCGAAGCCGCCGCGTTCGCGCTGGAGGACACCATCACCCACCGCGCCGCACTGGAACGCGCCCTGACCGACGAGGAACGCCGTCTCAAGGACGTCGCCCGCGCCATCGCGGACCGCCGCGAAGGGCTCGCCCGGCTCAGCGGCCAGGTCGCCGCCGCCCGCAGCCGCGCCGCCTCCGCCCAGGCCGAGATCGACCGGCTGGCCACCGCCCGCGACGCCGCGCAGGAACGCTCCGCCACCGCCCAGGAGGAGTACGAGAACCTGAAGGGCGAGGTCGACGGACTCGACGCGGGCGACGAGGAACTCGGCCACCGCTACGAGGACGCCAAGGCCGAGCTCGCCGCCGCCGACACCGCGCTCACCACCGCCCGCGAGGCCGCCACCGCCGTCGAACGCCGCCGCGCCGCCGTCGCCGCCCGCCATGAGGCACTGTCCCTCGGACTGCGCCGCAAGGACGGCACCGGAGCACTGCTCGCCGCCCGGGACAGCCTCACCGGACTGCTCGGCCCCGCCGCCGAACTCCTCACCGTCACCCCCGGTCACGAGGTCGCCGTCGCCGCCGCGTTCGGCGCCGCCGCCGACGCCGTCGCCATGACCTCCACCGCGCAGGCCGCCGAGGCCATCCGGCGACTGCGCAAGCAGGACGGCGGCCGTGCGTCGATACTGCTCACCCACGCCCCGGACCCGGACCCCGACCCCGTCCCGGCGGGCAGGCACCCGCCGCGCGCCGCCGATCTGGTGCGCGGCCCCGAGGAACTGATGCCCGCCGTCCGGCGGCTGCTGCGCGGCTTCGTCGTCGTCGGCACCCTGGAGGACGCCGAGGACCTCGTCCACGCGCGGCCCGCGCTGACCGCCGTCACCGCCGAGGGTGATCTGCTGAGCGCCCACTTCGCGCACGGCGGGTCGGCCGGGGCACCCAGCCTGCTCGAAGTGCAGGCGTCCGCGGACGAGGCGGCGGCCGAGCTCACCGAGCTGGAACAGCGCTGCGCCGCACTCGCCGACGAGCAGCGCACCGCCGGGGAACTGCGCCGCACCCACGCCGCCCGGGCCGAGGAACTGGACACCCTGCGGCGCACCGCGGACCGCGCCAGGTCGTCGGTCGCCCAGCGGCTCGGAGCGCTCGCCGGGCAGGCGCGCGGCGCCGCCGGGGAGGCCGACCGCGCCCGGGCCGCCGCCGAGGCGGCCCAGGAGGCGCTGGAGCAGGCACTCATGGACGTCGAGGAACGGGCCGAACGGCTCGTCGTCGCCGAGGAGAGCGCGGCCGTCGCCGACGAGGGCGAGGAACCCGACACCTCGGTACGCGACCGGCTCGCCGCCGACGGCGCCAACGCCCGGCAGACCGAGATGGAGGCCCGCCTCCAGCTGCGCACCCATGAGGAACGGGTCAAGGCGCTCGTGGGCCGGGCCGACGGCCTGGACCGGGCCGCCCGCGCCGAACGCGAGGCCCGGACCCGTGCCGAGCAGCGGGTGGCGCGGCTGCGGCACGAGGCGGCCGTCGCCGCCGCCGTCGCCTCCGGCGCCCGGCAGCTCCTCGCGCACGCCGAGGTGTCCCTGCTGCGCGCCGAGGCCGAGCAGTCCGCCGCCGGGAGCGCCAAGGCCGTCCGTGAGCGGGACCTGGCCGCCGCCCGGGACACCGGCCGGGTACTGAAGGCGGAACTCGACAAGCTGACCGACTCGGTGCACCGGGGCGAAGTGCTGGGCGCCGAGAAGCGGATGCGGATCGAGCAGCTGGAGACGAAGGCGCTGGAGGAACTGGGCGTCGAGCCCGCCGGGCTGATCGCGGAGTACGGGCCCGACCAGCCCGTGCCGCCGTCGCCGCCCGCCGACGGCGAGGAACTGCCCGAGGACCCCGCGCACCCCCGCAACCAGCCGCTGCCGTTCGACCGGGCCGGGCAGGAGAAGCGGCTGCGGGCCGCCGAGCGGGCGTATCAGCAGCTGGGGAAGGTCAATCCGCTGGCGCTGGAGGAGTTCGCGGCGCTGGAGGAACGCCATCAGTTCCTCAGCGAACAGCTGGAGGACCTCAAGAAGACCCGTACCGATCTGCTCCAGGTCGTCAAGGAGGTCGACGAGCGGGTCGAACAGGTGTTCACCGAGGCGTACCGGGACACCGCGCGTGAGTTCGAGGGGGTCTTCTCCCGGCTGTTCCCCGGCGGCGAGGGGCGGCTGGTCCTCACCGACCCGGACAACATGCTGACCACCGGGATCGATGTCGAGGCCCGGCCCCCGGGCAAGAAGGTCAAGCGGCTGTCGCTGCTGTCCGGCGGTGAGCGGTCCCTGACGGCCGTGGCGCTGCTCGTGTCCATCTTCAAGGCCCGGCCGAGTCCCTTCTATGTGATGGACGAGGTCGAGGCCGCCCTGGACGACACCAACCTCCAGCGGCTCATCCGGCTCATGCAGGAGCTCCAGGAGGCGTCCCAGCTCATCGTCATCACGCACCAGAAGCGGACGATGGAGGTCGCGGACGCGCTGTACGGGGTGTCGATGCAGGGCGACGGGGTCTCCAAGGTGATCAGCCAGCGGCTGCGCTGA
- a CDS encoding acylphosphatase, giving the protein MDEEVRLTAWVRGRVQGVGFRWYTRAKALELGGLSGFALNLDDGRVQVVAEGERHVCSALLEWLRNGDTPGRVDGVTEIWGTPRAGYDGFAIR; this is encoded by the coding sequence ATGGATGAAGAGGTGCGCCTCACCGCGTGGGTACGCGGTCGGGTACAGGGAGTGGGTTTCCGCTGGTACACGCGGGCCAAGGCGCTGGAGCTCGGCGGGCTGAGTGGTTTTGCTCTCAATTTGGACGACGGGCGCGTACAGGTCGTAGCGGAGGGTGAACGGCACGTCTGTTCGGCGCTGCTGGAATGGCTGAGGAACGGCGACACGCCGGGGCGTGTGGACGGAGTCACCGAGATATGGGGCACTCCGCGCGCCGGTTACGACGGCTTCGCGATCCGCTGA
- a CDS encoding CAP domain-containing protein codes for MGRHRRSDAGRASGTDGSAREGSAAVPGGPAAEPPTAAYLRADAPGPDPVTGPDTDAYPGTTGRRAGGDWTTGPEAAGPAAQDGHSAYTAPVEPGTTARPSIPGAPGHPSPAATHAERYEQRYAHGDHDHSGPAAPSAPGGTFGYDASPLYDGTTTSHETATHRYDETYGGGSAYGRGLGGYGTGAAAAHPVGPGGPGGPGAGGRSAADGFPDLTAPGAFPQAAPEHSPSDPAELAAVFDKNDAATTATMAVLPADTGTAGTGRKRFRPGGGRPKGRKRSRRVPVPVRTGLLGVSAAVAMGAVAVAAGVLPGNDTYSIGGGSSDKVQAGGGPTATESRGPTGTAPAPAPPERPGGGAGTGKGSAGPASPSPSATPSRPATKPVAPPAAKPIPSRTEPTRSTPTAPERTTTPSASPSKAAPSTPAAPPPAPSAPSAQGSPETQVVTLVNQERAKVGCSPVSADAGLARLAEAFSQDMAARGFFDHTDPDGDSPWDRAEAAGIDDLGGENIARGQADAAAVMAAWMDSPGHRANILNCEFTTLGVGAHFGSGGPWWTQNFGF; via the coding sequence ATGGGACGCCACCGACGCTCCGACGCCGGACGTGCTTCCGGTACTGATGGTTCGGCGCGCGAGGGATCCGCCGCGGTTCCCGGCGGCCCGGCCGCCGAACCACCGACAGCCGCGTATCTGCGGGCCGACGCCCCGGGGCCGGACCCGGTGACCGGGCCGGACACCGACGCGTACCCGGGAACCACCGGGCGCCGGGCGGGCGGCGACTGGACCACTGGCCCCGAGGCCGCCGGGCCCGCCGCCCAGGACGGTCACTCCGCGTACACGGCTCCGGTGGAGCCCGGCACGACGGCCCGCCCCTCCATACCCGGCGCCCCCGGGCACCCCTCCCCCGCAGCGACCCACGCGGAACGCTACGAGCAGCGGTACGCACACGGCGACCACGACCACTCCGGTCCCGCTGCCCCCTCCGCCCCCGGCGGCACCTTCGGGTACGACGCTTCTCCTCTGTACGACGGGACCACCACCTCCCACGAGACGGCAACCCACCGTTACGACGAGACATACGGCGGCGGCTCCGCGTACGGCCGCGGCCTCGGCGGCTACGGCACGGGGGCGGCAGCCGCGCATCCCGTGGGTCCGGGCGGTCCGGGCGGTCCGGGAGCGGGCGGTCGGAGCGCGGCCGACGGCTTCCCCGATCTGACGGCGCCGGGCGCGTTCCCGCAGGCCGCTCCCGAGCACAGCCCCTCGGACCCCGCGGAACTGGCCGCCGTCTTCGACAAGAACGACGCCGCCACGACCGCGACGATGGCGGTGCTTCCGGCCGACACCGGGACCGCGGGTACCGGCCGGAAGAGGTTCCGGCCGGGCGGCGGACGGCCCAAGGGGCGCAAGCGGTCCCGCAGGGTTCCGGTACCGGTACGCACCGGACTGCTCGGGGTCTCGGCGGCCGTCGCGATGGGCGCGGTCGCCGTGGCGGCGGGGGTGCTGCCCGGGAACGACACCTATTCGATCGGCGGCGGGTCCTCCGACAAGGTCCAGGCGGGCGGCGGTCCCACCGCCACGGAGAGCCGGGGTCCCACGGGCACGGCGCCCGCCCCGGCCCCGCCCGAGCGGCCGGGAGGCGGGGCCGGAACCGGTAAGGGCTCCGCCGGGCCCGCGTCGCCGTCACCCTCCGCGACACCGTCACGGCCGGCCACGAAGCCGGTGGCGCCGCCCGCCGCGAAGCCCATTCCGTCGCGGACCGAGCCCACCCGGTCCACACCTACGGCACCCGAGCGGACCACGACCCCCAGCGCCTCGCCGTCCAAGGCCGCGCCGTCGACCCCCGCCGCCCCGCCCCCGGCGCCCTCCGCCCCGTCGGCGCAGGGGTCACCCGAGACGCAGGTCGTCACCCTGGTCAACCAGGAGCGGGCGAAGGTCGGGTGTTCCCCCGTCAGCGCGGACGCCGGACTGGCGCGGCTCGCCGAGGCGTTCAGCCAGGACATGGCGGCCCGGGGATTCTTCGACCACACCGATCCCGATGGTGACAGTCCGTGGGATCGCGCGGAGGCCGCGGGGATCGACGATCTCGGCGGGGAGAACATCGCGCGCGGGCAGGCGGACGCGGCGGCGGTCATGGCCGCGTGGATGGACAGCCCCGGCCACCGGGCCAACATCCTGAACTGTGAGTTCACGACACTGGGTGTCGGAGCGCACTTCGGGTCCGGGGGCCCCTGGTGGACCCAGAACTTCGGGTTCTGA
- the mutM gene encoding bifunctional DNA-formamidopyrimidine glycosylase/DNA-(apurinic or apyrimidinic site) lyase: MPELPEVEVVRRGLDRWVAHRTVAEAEVRHPRAVRRHLAGPEDFAARLAGERIGAPQRRGKYLWLPLEGADHGVAILAHLGMSGQLLVQPATTPDEKHLRVRVRFADTTGTELRFVDQRTFGGLSLHETTPDGLPDVIAHIARDPLDPLFDDDAFHAALRRRRTTVKRALLDQSLISGVGNIYADEALWRSRLHYDRPTATLTRPRTTELLGHVRDVMNAALAVGGTSFDSLYVNVNGESGYFDRSLDAYGREGLPCHRCGTPMARRAWMNRSSYYCPHCQRPPRA, encoded by the coding sequence ATGCCCGAGCTGCCCGAGGTCGAGGTCGTACGCAGGGGGCTCGACCGCTGGGTCGCCCACCGCACCGTCGCCGAGGCCGAGGTCCGGCACCCGCGCGCGGTACGGCGTCATCTCGCCGGACCCGAGGACTTCGCCGCCCGGCTGGCCGGTGAGCGGATCGGTGCCCCGCAGCGCCGGGGCAAGTATCTTTGGCTGCCGCTGGAGGGCGCCGACCACGGGGTCGCGATCCTCGCGCATCTGGGGATGAGCGGGCAGCTGCTCGTCCAGCCCGCCACCACGCCCGACGAGAAGCATCTGCGGGTCCGGGTCCGGTTCGCCGACACCACCGGCACGGAACTCCGCTTCGTCGACCAGCGCACCTTCGGCGGTCTGAGCCTGCACGAGACCACCCCGGACGGCCTCCCGGACGTCATCGCGCACATCGCCCGCGACCCCCTCGACCCGCTCTTCGACGACGACGCGTTCCACGCCGCGCTGCGCCGCCGCCGGACGACGGTCAAACGGGCGCTGCTCGACCAGTCCCTGATCAGCGGAGTGGGCAACATCTACGCCGACGAGGCGCTGTGGCGCAGCCGGCTGCACTACGACCGCCCCACCGCGACACTCACCCGCCCCCGCACCACCGAGCTCCTCGGCCATGTCCGGGACGTGATGAACGCGGCACTCGCCGTCGGCGGCACCAGCTTCGACAGCCTGTACGTCAATGTGAACGGCGAGTCCGGCTACTTCGACCGGTCCCTCGACGCGTACGGACGGGAGGGACTGCCCTGCCACCGCTGCGGTACGCCCATGGCCCGCCGCGCCTGGATGAACCGCTCCAGCTACTACTGCCCCCACTGCCAACGCCCCCCACGGGCCTAG
- the rnc gene encoding ribonuclease III: MRGTMPDAKKSDPGLHGGGSTASSHTLLEGRLGYQLESALLVRALTHRSYAYENGGLPTNERLEFLGDSVLGLVVTDTLYRSHPDLPEGQLAKLRAAVVNSRALAEVGRGLDLGAFIRLGRGEEGTGGRDKASILADTLEAVIGAVYLDQGLEAAAELVHRLFDPLIEKSSNLGAGLDWKTSLQELTATEGLGVPEYLVTETGPDHEKTFTAAARVGGVSYGTGTGRSKKEAEQQAAESAWRAIRADADRRAAAAEAEPEADEQEAGEQQADEQEALAEGNADTPSNA, encoded by the coding sequence GTGAGGGGCACGATGCCAGACGCCAAGAAGAGTGACCCCGGTCTGCACGGGGGTGGCTCGACGGCTTCGTCCCACACGCTTCTGGAAGGGCGGCTCGGCTATCAGCTGGAGTCCGCCCTTCTCGTGCGTGCGCTGACCCACCGCTCGTACGCGTACGAGAACGGCGGTCTGCCGACGAACGAGCGGCTGGAGTTCCTCGGGGACTCCGTGCTCGGCCTCGTCGTCACGGACACCCTGTACCGCAGCCATCCCGATCTGCCCGAAGGGCAGCTCGCCAAGCTGCGGGCCGCGGTGGTCAATTCGCGTGCGCTGGCGGAGGTGGGCCGTGGACTCGACCTCGGTGCCTTCATCCGGCTCGGGCGGGGTGAGGAGGGGACCGGTGGCCGTGACAAGGCCTCGATCCTCGCCGACACGCTCGAAGCGGTGATCGGTGCCGTCTATCTCGACCAGGGTCTCGAAGCGGCGGCGGAGCTTGTCCACCGGCTCTTCGACCCGCTGATCGAGAAGTCCTCGAATCTCGGTGCCGGACTGGACTGGAAGACCAGCCTCCAGGAACTCACCGCGACCGAGGGCCTCGGGGTCCCGGAGTACCTGGTCACGGAGACCGGGCCCGACCACGAGAAGACCTTCACCGCTGCTGCCCGCGTCGGTGGTGTCTCGTACGGCACCGGTACCGGCCGCAGCAAGAAGGAAGCGGAGCAGCAGGCCGCCGAGTCGGCCTGGCGGGCGATCCGGGCGGACGCGGACCGGCGGGCAGCCGCCGCCGAGGCCGAACCGGAAGCCGACGAGCAGGAAGCCGGCGAGCAGCAAGCCGACGAGCAGGAAGCCCTGGCCGAGGGGAACGCCGACACCCCCTCGAACGCCTGA
- the rpmF gene encoding 50S ribosomal protein L32, giving the protein MAVPKRKMSRSNTRHRRSQWKAAVPNLVACERCHEPKLQHIACPACGTYNKRQVLEV; this is encoded by the coding sequence GTGGCTGTTCCGAAGCGGAAGATGTCGCGCAGCAACACGCGCCACCGCCGGTCGCAGTGGAAGGCTGCGGTCCCCAACCTGGTTGCGTGCGAGCGCTGCCACGAGCCCAAGCTGCAGCACATCGCGTGCCCCGCTTGCGGCACGTACAACAAGCGCCAGGTCCTCGAGGTCTGA
- a CDS encoding YceD family protein: MALKARLDHRDPLVFDTHELGRRPGALQRLTRTIDAPSGDAVFGIPGVIGVPAGAPVRLEIRLESVMEGVLVTGTAHATAEGECVRCLESLELELQADFQEMFSYPDGDERGRAITEPGDDTENDEDRLFIEDGMFDLESVLRDAVVLTLPMQPVCQDDCQGLCSECGVRLADNPDHRHDAVDIRWAALQGLADSIQDGEKDDMSGAEAGVDEKQEK; this comes from the coding sequence ATGGCCCTGAAAGCCCGCCTCGACCACCGCGATCCCCTCGTGTTCGATACGCACGAGCTGGGTCGGCGTCCTGGTGCGCTCCAGCGGCTGACCCGCACGATCGACGCGCCCTCCGGGGACGCCGTCTTCGGTATCCCCGGTGTGATCGGAGTGCCCGCGGGCGCCCCGGTCAGGCTGGAGATACGCCTTGAGTCGGTCATGGAAGGGGTGCTTGTCACAGGCACCGCCCATGCGACGGCCGAAGGGGAGTGCGTAAGGTGTCTGGAGTCGCTGGAGCTTGAGCTCCAAGCGGACTTCCAGGAGATGTTCTCGTACCCCGATGGCGATGAGCGGGGCCGTGCGATCACGGAACCGGGCGACGACACCGAGAACGACGAGGACAGGCTCTTCATCGAGGACGGAATGTTCGACCTCGAATCAGTGCTGCGCGACGCGGTGGTGCTCACGCTGCCCATGCAGCCGGTGTGCCAGGACGACTGCCAGGGACTGTGCTCCGAATGCGGAGTACGGCTGGCGGACAACCCGGACCACCGCCACGACGCCGTCGACATCCGTTGGGCGGCACTGCAAGGACTCGCTGATTCCATCCAGGACGGCGAGAAGGACGACATGAGCGGCGCCGAAGCGGGCGTCGACGAGAAGCAGGAGAAGTAG
- a CDS encoding cell division initiation protein yields MDVQKKLDEIVTTVGSARSMPMSASCVVNRAELLALLEEVREALPGSLAQARELIGGQEEVVARAREEAGRIISAAHQERGSLIADTEVARRSQDEAERILTEAREEAVEIRAEADDYVDSKLANFEVVLTKTLGSVGRGRDKLLGAAPGDHQDPDYAEAPERSHDPETLRRRADEYVDVKLRAFEAVLAKTLDAVGRGRQKLHGRVVEDELGSLGEGADSPRPTSDADYLADLAALSEQAAAAPSRGRRAAPPGPPPAPPAVPAPAIPAQAPAPAYAEQEQYGYAQQQDPYGYQQVYGQQQHTYGYQDQDPYGYAQQQPVPQTYEGAAPAHGGYEVPGQQAAPQPTTLDETSLFDTTMITPEQLRQYEQDRP; encoded by the coding sequence GTGGACGTGCAGAAGAAGCTCGACGAGATCGTCACGACGGTCGGCAGCGCCCGCTCCATGCCCATGTCCGCCTCGTGCGTGGTCAACCGGGCCGAACTGCTCGCGCTGCTGGAAGAGGTGCGCGAGGCGCTGCCCGGCTCGCTCGCCCAGGCGCGTGAGCTGATCGGCGGCCAGGAGGAAGTGGTCGCCCGCGCCCGTGAGGAGGCCGGTCGGATCATCAGCGCCGCCCACCAGGAGCGCGGCTCCCTGATCGCGGACACCGAGGTCGCCCGCCGCTCCCAGGACGAGGCCGAGCGCATCCTCACCGAGGCCCGCGAGGAGGCCGTCGAGATCCGCGCCGAGGCCGACGACTACGTCGACTCCAAGCTCGCGAACTTCGAGGTCGTCCTGACCAAGACCCTCGGCTCGGTCGGCCGGGGCCGCGACAAGCTCCTCGGCGCCGCTCCCGGCGACCACCAGGACCCCGACTACGCCGAGGCCCCCGAGCGCAGCCACGACCCCGAGACCCTGCGCCGCCGTGCCGACGAGTACGTCGACGTCAAGCTCAGGGCCTTCGAGGCCGTCCTCGCCAAGACCCTGGACGCGGTCGGCCGGGGACGGCAGAAGCTGCACGGCAGGGTCGTCGAGGACGAGCTCGGCTCGCTCGGCGAGGGAGCGGACTCCCCGCGCCCCACCAGTGACGCCGACTACCTCGCGGACCTCGCCGCGCTCTCCGAGCAGGCCGCCGCGGCACCCTCCCGGGGCCGCCGCGCGGCCCCGCCGGGGCCCCCGCCCGCGCCTCCGGCCGTCCCGGCGCCCGCCATCCCGGCCCAGGCGCCCGCGCCCGCGTACGCGGAGCAGGAGCAGTACGGCTACGCGCAGCAGCAGGACCCGTACGGATACCAGCAGGTCTACGGCCAGCAGCAGCACACGTACGGCTACCAGGACCAGGACCCCTACGGCTACGCGCAGCAGCAGCCCGTACCGCAGACGTACGAGGGGGCGGCCCCGGCGCACGGCGGCTACGAGGTGCCCGGCCAGCAGGCCGCCCCGCAGCCCACGACACTGGACGAGACCAGCCTCTTCGACACGACCATGATCACGCCGGAGCAGCTGCGCCAGTACGAGCAGGACCGGCCGTAG